The following are encoded together in the Proteiniphilum saccharofermentans genome:
- the sucD gene encoding succinate--CoA ligase subunit alpha produces MSILIDKNTRVIVQGITGRDGGFHTSKMKAYGTNIVGGTSPGKAGELVDGVPVFNTVRDAVVETGADTSVIFVPAPFAKDAMLEAADAGVKLIVTITEGVPTLDVIEAYHYIKHKGANLIGPNCPGLISPGKSLVGIMPSMIFKQGGTGVISRSGTLTYEVVYNLTENGIGQSTAVGVGGDPVVGLYFIELLEMFENDPDTDSIVLIGEIGGDAEERAAAYIKEHVTKPVAVFIAGQQAPPGKQMGHAGAIISSGSGTAAEKIAAFEAAGVPVAKEPSLIPELLKRKI; encoded by the coding sequence ATGAGTATCCTTATAGATAAAAATACCCGAGTAATCGTTCAAGGAATAACCGGCCGCGACGGTGGATTTCACACATCAAAAATGAAAGCCTACGGGACCAATATAGTGGGTGGGACGTCACCCGGTAAGGCAGGAGAACTTGTAGACGGAGTTCCTGTATTCAATACGGTTAGGGACGCAGTAGTGGAAACAGGCGCCGATACGTCGGTTATCTTTGTCCCTGCCCCATTTGCAAAAGACGCCATGCTGGAAGCCGCAGATGCTGGTGTAAAACTGATTGTCACTATTACTGAAGGCGTACCTACACTCGATGTGATAGAAGCATACCACTATATCAAACACAAGGGAGCCAATCTTATCGGCCCCAATTGTCCGGGACTGATTTCTCCGGGGAAAAGTCTGGTAGGGATTATGCCGTCTATGATTTTCAAACAGGGAGGTACTGGTGTGATCAGCCGTAGCGGCACTCTTACTTACGAAGTAGTTTACAATCTCACAGAGAATGGGATAGGGCAATCCACCGCTGTAGGAGTGGGGGGTGATCCGGTCGTAGGACTCTACTTCATAGAACTTCTTGAAATGTTCGAGAATGATCCCGACACCGATTCCATTGTATTGATCGGCGAGATCGGAGGCGATGCAGAGGAGCGTGCTGCAGCTTATATCAAAGAACATGTCACCAAACCTGTAGCTGTATTTATTGCAGGACAACAAGCCCCTCCCGGAAAACAGATGGGGCATGCAGGTGCTATCATCTCCAGCGGAAGCGGTACCGCAGCCGAAAAGATAGCTGCATTCGAGGCAGCAGGTGTACCGGTAGCAAAAGAACCGAGTTTGATCCCGGAACTATTAAAGAGAAAGATTTAA
- the sucC gene encoding ADP-forming succinate--CoA ligase subunit beta, which produces MKIHEYQAKELFATYGIPVDRSIVCRSVEDAVKAYSQLDSQKVIVKAQVHTGGRGKAGGVKLANGEVELRKHAAAILGMDIKGFIVDRILVGQAINIEKEYYVSYVVDRKSKSTILMLSKEGGMDIEEVARTSPEKIHRFVIDPSIGVPDYLAREAAFKLFDDIKQVRQAAVIFQKLYKLFVATDASLAEINPLVLTKEGDIMAIDAKMTFDDNALFRHPKIAALNEPTEEEKKEQNAKSKGFSYVNLGGEIGCMVNGAGLAMATMDMIKLYGGNPANFLDIGGSSNPTKVIEAMKLLLSDQNVKVVMINIFGGITRCDDVAKGLLEAFKQFKTDIPVVIRLTGTNEKEGRAMLQGSGLYVAETMGEATEKAVSLT; this is translated from the coding sequence ATGAAAATTCATGAATATCAGGCAAAAGAATTGTTTGCAACGTATGGGATACCCGTCGACAGGAGTATAGTATGCCGTTCAGTGGAAGACGCAGTGAAAGCTTACAGTCAACTGGACTCACAAAAAGTAATTGTAAAGGCACAAGTACATACCGGTGGCCGGGGAAAAGCTGGTGGCGTAAAGCTGGCCAATGGGGAAGTAGAATTGCGCAAGCATGCTGCTGCAATCCTGGGAATGGATATCAAGGGATTCATTGTCGACCGTATTTTGGTAGGCCAGGCCATCAATATTGAAAAAGAATATTATGTAAGTTACGTCGTCGACAGAAAATCCAAATCTACCATTCTCATGCTAAGTAAAGAGGGTGGAATGGATATCGAAGAGGTGGCCCGTACTTCACCGGAAAAGATTCACAGGTTTGTAATTGACCCTTCGATAGGTGTACCTGATTATCTGGCCCGTGAGGCAGCATTTAAACTATTCGACGATATCAAACAGGTACGTCAGGCTGCCGTAATTTTCCAGAAACTTTACAAACTATTTGTGGCCACCGATGCTTCTTTGGCTGAAATCAATCCGTTAGTGCTTACCAAAGAAGGAGATATCATGGCTATCGACGCAAAAATGACATTCGACGACAATGCACTTTTCCGCCATCCCAAAATAGCAGCACTTAACGAACCCACCGAAGAGGAGAAAAAAGAACAAAACGCCAAAAGTAAAGGATTCAGCTATGTAAACCTGGGAGGAGAGATAGGTTGCATGGTGAACGGTGCCGGTCTTGCAATGGCTACTATGGACATGATAAAACTTTATGGCGGCAACCCGGCCAACTTCCTCGACATCGGAGGAAGTTCCAATCCAACAAAAGTGATTGAAGCAATGAAGTTGCTGCTGAGCGATCAAAATGTAAAAGTAGTAATGATCAATATTTTCGGAGGTATCACCCGGTGCGACGACGTGGCAAAGGGTTTATTGGAAGCCTTCAAGCAATTTAAAACAGACATCCCCGTCGTCATCCGCCTTACCGGAACCAATGAAAAAGAGGGGCGCGCCATGTTACAAGGATCCGGCCTTTATGTGGCTGAAACTATGGGAGAGGCTACTGAAAAAGCGGTATCACTGACCTAA
- a CDS encoding HU family DNA-binding protein has translation MTHRDFIAEVAKRLEWPEEKISGVIETILEVVSTELKMNNPVIIDDFGTLKIDIQPEYILVNPETKERYLMPPAVEVIFEVPSQENGENSSFVDFTLDEILYNEVNSSFSHFEPTPLDEDVGFPGIPEIVFGEQEAENEIVEPPLSQEEQNAMPEEISSVEPPHSRSHRRMRSNKRTSLVWIPIAGGIAIVVASLFFFKGDRNR, from the coding sequence ATGACTCACAGGGATTTTATTGCTGAAGTGGCGAAACGGCTTGAATGGCCGGAAGAAAAGATATCCGGTGTCATTGAAACGATACTGGAGGTGGTGAGCACAGAATTGAAAATGAACAATCCTGTGATCATCGATGATTTCGGTACTTTGAAGATCGATATTCAACCGGAATATATCCTGGTAAATCCCGAAACCAAAGAACGGTATTTGATGCCACCTGCCGTTGAAGTCATTTTTGAAGTCCCTTCTCAGGAAAACGGGGAAAATTCATCCTTTGTTGATTTTACACTCGATGAGATACTATATAATGAAGTGAATAGTTCTTTCTCACACTTTGAGCCGACACCATTGGATGAGGATGTAGGGTTTCCCGGTATTCCGGAAATTGTGTTTGGTGAGCAAGAAGCTGAAAACGAGATTGTAGAACCTCCACTTTCGCAGGAAGAACAAAATGCTATGCCGGAAGAGATTTCATCCGTGGAGCCGCCTCACTCTCGCTCTCATCGAAGAATGAGAAGTAATAAAAGAACATCACTTGTTTGGATTCCGATTGCGGGGGGGATAGCCATTGTTGTGGCGTCACTTTTTTTTTTCAAAGGAGACAGGAATAGGTAA
- a CDS encoding nitroreductase family protein, translating into MFDFQNLLIRRRSIRKFSAELLSPDEIRKIIEAALLSPTSKNRHSWEFIAVEENGTLAKLSVCKPGSASFIADAALAVVVLGNPLISDAWVEDASIAAINMQLQAEELGIGSCWVQVRNRNYSDTISAGEYINELLDIPMPMEVLCVIAFGKKEKEKTPADPDNLHWEKVHVGAYGPV; encoded by the coding sequence ATGTTCGATTTTCAAAATTTACTGATTCGTAGGCGCAGCATCAGAAAATTTAGTGCAGAATTATTATCTCCGGATGAGATCCGGAAAATCATTGAAGCTGCCCTGCTTTCGCCTACTTCCAAAAACAGGCACTCATGGGAATTTATCGCTGTGGAAGAGAATGGGACCCTGGCTAAGTTGTCGGTTTGTAAACCGGGAAGTGCTTCCTTTATAGCCGATGCTGCCTTGGCCGTTGTAGTACTGGGAAACCCGCTGATTAGTGATGCCTGGGTGGAAGATGCCTCCATCGCTGCGATCAATATGCAGTTACAGGCCGAAGAGTTGGGTATAGGCAGTTGTTGGGTGCAGGTGAGAAACCGTAATTATTCCGATACAATATCAGCAGGTGAATATATCAATGAACTGCTGGATATTCCCATGCCGATGGAGGTGTTGTGTGTGATCGCCTTTGGAAAAAAAGAGAAGGAGAAGACTCCGGCCGATCCGGATAATCTTCATTGGGAAAAGGTGCATGTCGGGGCATACGGGCCGGTGTGA
- a CDS encoding tetratricopeptide repeat protein, whose product MNSSEIRKKLAIIYSYIEQKQLKDALEGVKELSSIQQNWAVTEKINELTTNYRFMLHYLIEGKKDPEQQRIYNKLIRDIYIVAEDAAEQLFLQESTSLFFDKIRLMGVRTPITMEEYRSIITKQADTISFIDLLEDGPEKESRIRQTTITHENTQQDLFYTIFVSPRANDDFIASCRHFMEDESVPQQDKMLFISALTMNILQRFDARKIEFLLDLCNHPEAELAIRAVTGIIPIFQIYSPRLELYSGCSDRLKLLSDDKTFGRRFIAAIIGFIQAHETEKITKKLTEEIIPEMMKLSPMIGKKIKLDEWMGETGFDEKNPEWQKILDETGLTDKLQEFTELQLEGADVFHSTFSNLKSYPFFQQMSNWFLPFTPQHSSVQQLFSNRSERDSLVEALSGSSLICNSDKYSFCLSIMMMPENYRKMMASQLGAESAELKNMQAEEEALKPFQKEETISKQYIQDLYRFFKLFPRRAEFRDIFELPLNYHRLPAFQPVVMQPNHLEKIALYYFEKNNFTEALSAYTLLAETRNGKSEIWQKIGYCRQMMADMKGALEAYLHADLIEENNTWVLQRIAYCYRVLKEPITALEYYRRLEQFRPDDLNIQLNIGHCYLELKEYEKALNYYFKVEMLNSNNTRAWRSIAWCAFLSRKLDVAERYYARILETKPNAHDYLNAGHVALCLEQTKRSVELYKLSLGKAGNFETFETMLAEDEDELQEAGVDISILPVILDKIRYDKEE is encoded by the coding sequence ATGAATTCATCCGAAATAAGAAAAAAACTGGCAATCATCTACTCATATATCGAACAAAAGCAACTCAAAGATGCCCTTGAGGGTGTCAAGGAGCTTTCATCCATACAACAGAATTGGGCGGTGACAGAAAAAATAAACGAACTGACCACCAATTACCGGTTTATGCTCCACTACCTGATTGAAGGTAAAAAAGACCCGGAACAGCAACGTATTTACAATAAATTGATCCGCGACATATATATTGTGGCTGAAGATGCTGCAGAACAATTGTTCCTGCAAGAGAGCACCTCTCTCTTTTTCGATAAAATAAGATTGATGGGGGTGCGTACTCCCATAACCATGGAGGAGTATAGGAGCATCATCACCAAACAGGCAGACACCATCTCTTTCATCGACTTGCTGGAGGATGGCCCCGAAAAAGAGTCACGCATAAGGCAAACAACAATCACCCACGAAAATACCCAACAAGACCTGTTCTATACAATTTTTGTCTCTCCACGGGCAAACGATGATTTCATCGCCTCCTGCCGTCATTTCATGGAAGACGAGTCAGTTCCGCAACAGGATAAAATGTTGTTTATCTCGGCACTGACGATGAATATCCTACAACGCTTCGATGCGCGCAAGATTGAATTCCTGCTTGATCTCTGCAACCACCCGGAGGCAGAACTTGCAATCCGGGCGGTGACGGGCATCATACCCATTTTCCAGATATATAGCCCACGATTAGAATTGTATTCCGGATGCAGCGACCGCCTGAAGTTATTGTCCGATGACAAGACTTTTGGCCGTCGTTTTATTGCAGCCATTATTGGCTTCATCCAGGCACACGAGACGGAAAAAATCACAAAAAAGCTGACCGAAGAGATTATTCCCGAAATGATGAAGCTGAGCCCCATGATAGGCAAGAAGATAAAACTGGACGAATGGATGGGTGAAACCGGGTTTGACGAGAAGAATCCCGAATGGCAGAAGATACTGGATGAAACCGGGTTGACGGACAAATTACAAGAGTTTACCGAATTACAGTTAGAGGGTGCCGACGTGTTCCATTCCACCTTCTCGAACCTTAAGTCCTACCCCTTCTTTCAACAGATGAGCAATTGGTTTCTTCCGTTCACACCCCAACACAGCAGCGTACAACAACTCTTTAGCAACCGGTCGGAAAGAGATTCCCTCGTGGAAGCCCTTTCGGGATCGTCACTTATCTGCAATTCCGATAAATACTCTTTCTGCCTCAGCATCATGATGATGCCCGAGAATTACCGGAAGATGATGGCCTCCCAACTGGGAGCCGAAAGTGCGGAACTGAAGAATATGCAGGCCGAAGAGGAGGCGCTAAAGCCTTTCCAAAAGGAAGAGACAATAAGCAAGCAGTATATCCAGGATCTATACCGCTTCTTTAAACTGTTTCCCCGTCGTGCCGAATTCCGTGATATTTTCGAGCTGCCCCTCAACTATCACCGGTTACCCGCATTTCAACCGGTAGTCATGCAGCCAAACCATTTAGAGAAAATAGCGCTTTACTATTTCGAGAAAAATAATTTCACTGAAGCACTCAGTGCCTATACCCTACTCGCAGAAACAAGGAACGGCAAGAGCGAAATTTGGCAGAAGATCGGCTATTGCCGACAGATGATGGCCGATATGAAAGGAGCTTTGGAAGCCTACCTGCATGCCGATCTGATAGAAGAAAACAACACATGGGTACTGCAACGGATTGCGTATTGTTACAGGGTACTGAAAGAACCCATAACCGCTCTCGAATATTACCGCCGTCTGGAACAGTTCCGTCCCGACGATCTCAATATACAGCTTAACATCGGGCACTGTTATCTTGAATTGAAAGAGTATGAGAAAGCACTTAACTATTACTTCAAGGTGGAGATGCTCAACAGCAACAATACCCGGGCATGGCGCTCCATAGCCTGGTGCGCTTTCCTTTCACGTAAACTCGATGTAGCCGAAAGATATTACGCCCGCATATTGGAAACAAAACCCAATGCCCATGACTATCTCAATGCCGGACATGTGGCACTATGTCTCGAACAGACAAAAAGATCGGTGGAGCTATACAAACTGTCACTCGGGAAAGCAGGCAATTTTGAAACATTCGAGACGATGCTCGCCGAAGATGAAGATGAGTTACAAGAAGCAGGAGTAGACATCTCCATCTTGCCTGTCATCCTGGACAAGATTAGGTACGATAAGGAAGAGTAA
- the nspC gene encoding carboxynorspermidine decarboxylase yields the protein MIDFSKIPSPCFVMEEELLRRNLRLIRSVQDRAGVQIILAFKAFAMWKSFPIVREYIRHSTASSVAEAQLAFEEMGSPAHTYAPAYIDSDFPYFLKYSSHITFNSFTQFERFYPQVQLSGKKIECGIRINPEFSVVDTDLYNPSAPGSRLGVTADKIGTELPEGITGLHLHNLCENNSYDLEKTLEVVEQKFGHLFGQVQWLNLGGGHLMTHKDYNVEHLIGVLTGLKERYPHLHIIMEPGSAFAWETGILVATVADIVENRGIKTAMLNVSFACHMPDCLEMPYKPRIRGAGQEPVPGKPTYRMGGNSCLSGDFMGDWSFDEPLQVGDRVVFEDMIHYTIVKTTMFNGVSHPSIGLWTTKGEFELYRRFGYEDYKQRMS from the coding sequence ATGATTGATTTTTCAAAAATACCCTCTCCGTGTTTTGTGATGGAAGAGGAACTGCTTCGCCGGAATCTCCGGTTGATCCGGTCGGTACAAGATCGTGCCGGTGTGCAGATTATTTTGGCTTTCAAAGCATTTGCCATGTGGAAGTCATTTCCGATTGTAAGGGAATATATCAGACATTCAACTGCTAGTTCTGTCGCAGAAGCGCAGTTGGCATTTGAGGAGATGGGTAGCCCTGCCCATACCTATGCACCTGCATATATCGACAGCGATTTTCCATATTTTCTCAAGTACAGCAGCCATATCACCTTTAATTCATTCACACAGTTCGAGCGTTTTTATCCACAGGTACAGTTGTCGGGAAAAAAAATAGAATGTGGAATAAGGATTAATCCTGAATTTTCGGTGGTGGATACCGACCTGTACAACCCAAGTGCCCCGGGGTCGCGTCTGGGTGTTACTGCCGACAAGATAGGAACAGAGTTGCCTGAAGGCATTACTGGGTTACATCTGCATAATCTGTGTGAAAATAACTCTTACGATCTGGAAAAAACACTGGAAGTGGTGGAGCAAAAGTTCGGGCACCTTTTCGGACAAGTGCAATGGCTCAATCTTGGAGGCGGGCATCTGATGACCCATAAGGATTACAACGTGGAACACCTGATAGGGGTGTTAACCGGTTTAAAAGAACGTTATCCTCATTTACACATCATTATGGAGCCGGGTAGCGCTTTCGCCTGGGAAACCGGCATATTGGTGGCAACCGTGGCAGATATTGTGGAGAACCGGGGGATAAAGACTGCAATGCTCAATGTATCTTTTGCCTGTCATATGCCGGACTGCCTGGAGATGCCTTATAAGCCCCGTATCAGAGGTGCCGGTCAGGAGCCGGTTCCCGGTAAACCCACCTACCGTATGGGAGGAAACAGTTGCCTGAGTGGGGACTTTATGGGTGACTGGTCTTTCGACGAACCGCTGCAGGTGGGTGACAGGGTGGTTTTTGAGGATATGATTCATTATACGATCGTAAAGACTACTATGTTTAATGGTGTATCTCACCCGTCCATCGGGCTTTGGACTACAAAAGGAGAGTTCGAACTCTATCGCCGGTTCGGTTATGAGGATTATAAACAGAGGATGAGCTGA
- a CDS encoding hemerythrin domain-containing protein, whose amino-acid sequence MYHSSRIRVKPYMKVADLIDSNPYLLLMLQHFNIDFRVSDRTVLQLCIQYDISEQLFISIANLYNGSGIRGERPFTRKDLLQVIDFLKNSHNYYRFDKYPQISTYIRQLQENHPEKELKLLEKFFNEYFTEVREHLDYEDEVAFPYFITLLGNNQYDNTQEVYSSLEYSDHHTDIELKLKDLKNLLLKYIQIDNDLDLRRKLFMSLYELEFDLYIHSLIEETILIPSGIDIEREQNE is encoded by the coding sequence ATGTATCATTCTTCAAGGATAAGAGTAAAGCCATATATGAAGGTGGCAGACCTGATTGACAGTAACCCTTACCTGTTGCTCATGTTGCAGCATTTCAACATCGACTTCCGGGTAAGCGACCGTACCGTGCTGCAGCTTTGTATCCAGTATGACATTAGTGAACAGTTATTCATCAGCATTGCCAATCTTTATAACGGGTCCGGAATCAGAGGAGAACGCCCCTTCACAAGGAAGGACCTGCTTCAGGTAATCGATTTTCTGAAGAACAGCCATAACTATTATCGATTTGATAAATACCCGCAAATCAGCACTTATATCCGCCAGCTTCAGGAAAATCATCCTGAGAAAGAATTGAAGTTATTGGAGAAATTCTTTAACGAATATTTCACGGAAGTCAGGGAACATCTCGACTATGAAGACGAAGTGGCTTTTCCTTATTTTATTACACTCTTGGGAAACAACCAGTACGATAACACCCAGGAAGTTTACTCCTCCCTGGAATACAGTGACCATCATACTGATATAGAATTGAAACTGAAGGATCTAAAAAATCTTCTATTAAAATATATACAGATCGATAATGACCTGGATCTTCGTCGTAAGTTGTTCATGTCGCTTTATGAACTTGAGTTCGATTTATACATTCACTCCTTGATAGAGGAGACGATTCTTATCCCGTCAGGAATAGATATTGAAAGGGAACAAAATGAATAA
- a CDS encoding GlsB/YeaQ/YmgE family stress response membrane protein, giving the protein MGWLWWIIVGAVAGWLAGNLMRGGGFGFLVNLLVGIVGAVIGGWVFGLLGISTGDGIIGSLVTALVGAILLLWIVSLFKKNR; this is encoded by the coding sequence ATGGGTTGGTTATGGTGGATTATTGTAGGTGCTGTTGCCGGCTGGCTGGCAGGTAATTTGATGAGAGGCGGAGGTTTCGGTTTTCTTGTGAACCTCCTGGTAGGCATCGTGGGTGCCGTTATTGGAGGCTGGGTCTTCGGCCTGTTGGGAATCAGTACCGGAGATGGTATTATAGGCAGTCTTGTTACCGCGCTTGTAGGTGCTATATTGCTGCTCTGGATTGTTTCTCTCTTTAAAAAGAACAGGTGA
- a CDS encoding helix-turn-helix transcriptional regulator, whose translation MNKSAQLHIAILESSKIICEGIQATLYQSDMDCRIYRLETLDDLIELLESNPVDILIANPVQFVNREKEINKIKKNYPSLSIAGIDFGMMHKPSTLTDITFTLYDSTEHIVHLLLKLDKKSQSQPNDKEGEENLTKREIEVLTGLVNGMLNKEIADALNISIHTVVRHRKNIAMKTGIRSQSGLTIYAISKKIISIEDIDI comes from the coding sequence ATGAATAAGTCTGCACAGCTCCATATAGCCATTTTAGAATCATCGAAGATTATTTGCGAAGGGATACAGGCGACTCTCTACCAATCGGATATGGATTGCCGCATCTACCGGTTAGAAACATTGGATGACTTGATCGAACTCCTCGAATCCAACCCTGTCGACATACTGATCGCTAATCCGGTACAATTCGTAAACCGGGAGAAAGAAATTAATAAGATCAAAAAGAATTACCCCTCCCTATCTATTGCCGGCATCGATTTCGGGATGATGCATAAACCATCCACACTGACCGATATCACTTTTACCCTTTACGACTCAACCGAACATATCGTACACCTGCTTCTGAAGCTCGATAAAAAGAGCCAATCCCAGCCAAATGATAAAGAGGGAGAAGAGAACCTCACCAAAAGAGAAATTGAAGTATTGACCGGACTTGTCAACGGTATGTTGAACAAGGAAATTGCCGATGCACTCAACATCAGCATCCATACGGTTGTAAGACACAGGAAAAATATTGCCATGAAAACCGGAATACGCAGCCAGTCAGGACTTACCATCTATGCTATTTCCAAGAAAATTATCTCTATCGAAGATATCGATATTTAG
- the nadD gene encoding nicotinate (nicotinamide) nucleotide adenylyltransferase, producing the protein MQKKSVGIFSGSFNPIHIGHLILANYICEFTDLDEVWFVVSPHNPLKEAEDLLDDNLRLEIVRLALEEFTLMKVSDVEFHMPRPSYTIDTLTKLTGEYPDNVFTLIIGGDNWKQFYRWKEFDRLIKNYQIFIYPRLGEEVVIPTELQTSARLIDAPVVEISSTFIRESIRNGKNMRSFLPPKVYDFITKKGLYR; encoded by the coding sequence ATGCAGAAAAAGTCGGTCGGTATCTTTTCCGGATCATTTAACCCCATCCACATCGGGCATCTCATTCTGGCAAATTACATCTGTGAGTTCACTGATCTGGATGAGGTCTGGTTTGTGGTAAGCCCGCATAATCCGCTAAAAGAGGCAGAAGACCTCTTGGATGATAATCTGCGTCTGGAGATAGTACGTCTGGCACTGGAAGAATTCACTCTTATGAAGGTTTCCGATGTGGAATTCCATATGCCTCGCCCTTCCTATACCATAGATACCCTGACAAAATTGACGGGCGAGTATCCCGATAATGTTTTTACACTGATTATAGGTGGTGATAACTGGAAGCAGTTCTACAGATGGAAAGAGTTTGACCGGTTGATCAAAAATTACCAGATCTTTATTTACCCGCGACTGGGTGAAGAGGTGGTGATTCCCACAGAATTACAAACATCCGCACGGCTTATTGATGCTCCTGTCGTGGAGATATCTTCTACTTTTATCCGGGAAAGCATCAGGAATGGGAAGAATATGCGCAGTTTCCTCCCTCCCAAAGTATATGATTTTATAACCAAAAAGGGGTTGTACCGTTAA
- a CDS encoding Gfo/Idh/MocA family protein, producing the protein MQKQLTTFAILLATIILFSCTNGTQGRKGEGGKCQPIRTEVPERPAGQKDVLGLVTEKIDTVRVGFIGLGMRGPGAVQRFTHIPGTKIVALCDLHGERVEKAQGILERAGLPRAASYSGSEEAWKELCRRDDIDLVYIATDWKKHAPMMVYAMEQGKHVACEVPAAMTLDEIWDVVNTAERTQLHCMQLENCVYDFFELTTLNMAQHGLFGEILHAEGAYIHDLGDFWGAYEGDWRLQYNKEFRGDVYATHGMGPAAQALDIHRGDKMNTLVAMDTKPVNIPEYLVEKRGVDRDSAYRFANGQHTMTMIRTEKGKTIHIQHDVASPRPYSRMYQVSGTKGFANKYPNAGYALEGDMLAGDGVPNHENLSAHNYVPQDVRDALMDKYKHRIHRELEEKAKEVGGHGGMDFIMDYRLIYCLRNGLPLDMDVYDLAEWCSLAELSRISIENNSAPVEVPDFTRGNWDKTQGFRHAFVD; encoded by the coding sequence ATGCAAAAACAACTGACAACATTTGCCATATTACTGGCAACTATTATCCTGTTCAGCTGCACCAACGGCACGCAGGGGAGAAAAGGAGAAGGAGGGAAATGCCAACCCATCCGCACGGAAGTGCCTGAACGCCCGGCGGGACAAAAGGATGTGCTTGGTCTGGTAACCGAAAAGATCGACACTGTGCGTGTCGGCTTTATCGGCCTGGGCATGCGCGGCCCGGGCGCCGTGCAGCGCTTTACCCATATACCGGGGACAAAAATTGTAGCCTTGTGCGACCTGCATGGGGAGAGGGTGGAAAAGGCACAGGGTATCCTCGAGAGGGCCGGCTTGCCCCGTGCCGCCTCCTACAGCGGCAGCGAAGAGGCCTGGAAGGAACTCTGCCGGCGTGATGACATCGACCTGGTCTACATCGCCACCGACTGGAAAAAACATGCCCCGATGATGGTCTATGCCATGGAGCAGGGCAAGCATGTAGCCTGCGAAGTACCCGCCGCCATGACCCTTGACGAGATCTGGGACGTGGTGAACACCGCCGAACGGACGCAGTTGCACTGCATGCAACTGGAGAACTGCGTGTATGACTTCTTTGAGCTGACCACGCTGAACATGGCCCAACATGGCCTTTTCGGCGAGATATTGCATGCCGAGGGAGCCTATATCCACGACCTGGGCGATTTCTGGGGTGCCTATGAAGGGGACTGGCGTTTGCAGTACAACAAGGAGTTCCGGGGTGACGTGTATGCCACCCATGGTATGGGGCCGGCCGCACAGGCGCTGGACATCCACCGTGGGGACAAGATGAACACCCTGGTGGCGATGGACACCAAACCGGTAAATATACCCGAATACCTGGTCGAGAAGAGGGGTGTGGACCGCGACAGCGCCTACCGGTTTGCCAACGGCCAGCACACGATGACGATGATCCGCACTGAAAAGGGCAAGACGATCCATATCCAGCATGATGTGGCATCTCCGCGTCCTTACAGCCGGATGTACCAGGTGAGCGGCACGAAGGGTTTCGCCAACAAGTACCCGAATGCGGGTTATGCCCTTGAGGGCGATATGTTGGCAGGGGATGGCGTACCCAACCATGAGAACCTGAGCGCCCACAACTATGTACCGCAAGATGTGCGTGATGCCTTGATGGATAAATACAAGCACCGCATCCACCGCGAATTGGAGGAAAAGGCCAAGGAAGTGGGCGGCCATGGCGGCATGGACTTTATCATGGATTACCGCTTGATTTACTGTCTGCGGAACGGATTACCGTTGGACATGGATGTGTATGACCTGGCGGAGTGGTGCAGCCTGGCTGAGTTGAGCCGTATCTCGATAGAGAACAACAGCGCGCCAGTGGAAGTGCCCGACTTTACCCGGGGCAACTGGGACAAGACCCAGGGATTCAGACATGCATTTGTGGATTGA